The bacterium sequence AACTGTGAGTAATATCAAAAATTATAACATCCTCGTCATTAAGACTTTCGTTCATTTTTTCAAATATAATCCATAATTCTTCTTCACTTTTACCCTCAGGTATTTCCACATTCCTTACATCAAATTTCAGTTTGAATCTCTTTTTAACCTTTTCTAGCCGCTCTCTTAACCCTTTATCAAAGTTAGCATCTTCACATTCACTTTTGCTCAACCAGTTCTTTCTTTTGGATTCTTCCGTCATGAAGATAATCAATTTGTTATCGTCCTTCCACTCCTTACAGAAAAACTCAACTAAAGCTTCTTGAATAAACTGGTATGGTCTTTCAGAACTCTTGTTATTGTAAGCATAATAAGATTCAATATACGACGTAGTTCCAATAAAACTTAAAAGCTTACAACTCATTGACATTCACCTCTATAATTTCACCAACTTTATAATCAGGACTATGCGATTCTACTATTACTGCTCCAATTCTAGGATCAAAAGTGGCGATGAACTTTGTCGGATGATAGTAATGGATTAAGTAGCAATAAAGCCAAATTGGGCCACGACCACTTAGCACAACCCCCTTTGTGCCATCAACTTCTGGTGGTTTAAGCTCCTGTAAAATTTCTGGAGTTATATTTTCTCTCAATTCGAAATGCACAATCGTATAGTTT is a genomic window containing:
- the csx3 gene encoding CRISPR-associated protein Csx3: MEVEFRIKEKENYTIVHFELRENITPEILQELKPPEVDGTKGVVLSGRGPIWLYCYLIHYYHPTKFIATFDPRIGAVIVESHSPDYKVGEIIEVNVNEL